A region from the Rubrivirga sp. SAORIC476 genome encodes:
- the tsaB gene encoding tRNA (adenosine(37)-N6)-threonylcarbamoyltransferase complex dimerization subunit type 1 TsaB — protein sequence MLTLGLDTATDLCALALVDDGRVRFEATLDVPRSHGTRLAMLVEQAFEHTGRRPADLDLIAVSAGPGSYTGLRIGMSLAKGLALSTGAAVVAVPTLHALAASASAHGPLVAVLPSRRGEVYAAVVDQGEETAEASALAIADVDRWLPSTVVALGGPGADRLDGIRPEVPRIVLRPSAVAVARLGERLHASAEAEDLASLEPLYLKPVATSQPRGIL from the coding sequence ATGCTCACCCTCGGACTCGACACCGCCACCGACCTCTGTGCCCTCGCCCTCGTGGACGACGGCCGCGTCCGCTTCGAGGCGACGCTGGACGTACCGCGCTCGCACGGCACCCGCCTCGCAATGCTCGTGGAGCAGGCCTTCGAGCACACGGGGCGCCGGCCTGCCGACCTCGACCTGATCGCCGTCTCTGCCGGGCCCGGCTCGTACACGGGCCTCCGGATCGGGATGAGCCTGGCAAAGGGCCTCGCCTTGAGCACCGGCGCCGCCGTGGTCGCGGTCCCCACGCTGCACGCGCTCGCCGCCTCGGCCTCCGCCCACGGCCCCCTCGTCGCCGTCCTCCCGTCCCGTCGGGGGGAGGTCTACGCGGCCGTGGTCGACCAGGGCGAGGAGACCGCCGAGGCCTCGGCCCTCGCGATAGCCGACGTGGATCGGTGGCTCCCCTCCACCGTGGTCGCGCTGGGCGGCCCGGGCGCGGACCGGCTGGATGGCATCCGCCCCGAGGTCCCGCGTATCGTCCTGCGTCCCTCCGCCGTCGCGGTCGCCCGCCTGGGAGAACGACTCCACGCGTCGGCCGAGGCCGAGGATCTCGCGAGCCTGGAGCCGCTCTACCTCAAGCCCGTGGCGACGTCACAGCCCCGAGGTATCTTGTGA